One window from the genome of Streptomyces sp. NBC_00708 encodes:
- a CDS encoding DUF397 domain-containing protein: MGTQAEKDELYARDISGVEWTSAPGTEQDEERVEIAHLPGGGVAMRSSLDPDTVLRYTEAEWHAFVLGARDGEFDLN, encoded by the coding sequence ATGGGCACGCAGGCAGAGAAGGACGAGCTGTACGCACGCGACATCTCCGGGGTGGAGTGGACGAGTGCGCCCGGGACCGAGCAGGACGAGGAGCGCGTCGAGATCGCGCACCTTCCCGGTGGCGGGGTGGCCATGCGGTCCTCGTTGGACCCGGACACCGTGCTCAGGTACACGGAGGCGGAGTGGCACGCCTTCGTCCTGGGGGCCAGGGACGGCGAGTTCGACCTGAACTAG
- the eccCa gene encoding type VII secretion protein EccCa, whose amino-acid sequence MSQIVVKRPPRLLPPEVPTKEVLLEPPPVLPRGQREGVLMQLLPVLGMGASVVFFFSPQAPRFMRVMGVLMLLSTLAMAVAQVVRYRRGTQGRTADVRRDYLARLARARRAVRRTARAQRDGLLYTHPAPDQLWSVVAEGRRVWERRSGDADFGLVRIGLGRQPLAVPLCAPEEVPGEPEPVCADAVRRFVAVHAALDGLPLCVPLREVYRVRLGGSADPVRAVARALVAQLVTLHSPRDLVVAVVAAPDAVGCWDWVKWLPHVQVPGEADGAGAKRLFAREPAGPESVLGGLLEGRGRFGSKGAPADRPHVVVVLDGAAPGAVLGAAGGVQGVTLVEVVPGEAEGPPGALCVRVGSGSLKVGSGVGVPDGLSLPAAEALARRLAPLRAGGRDGDGPLSAEPAFTELLELGDAGAVEVARTWRARPVAERLRVPIGVGEDGGPVVLDLKESALDGMGPHGLCVGATGSGKSELLRTLVLGLAVTHPSETLNFVLADFKGGATFAGMAGLPHVAAVITNLSDDLALVDRMGDALRGELQRRQELLRAAGNFAGVHDYERARAAGAALEPLPSLVLVIDEFSELLAAKPDFIDVFIRIGRIGRSLGVHLLLASQRLEEGRLRGLETYLSYRIGLRTFSAEESRAALGAPDAYDLPPVPGSGFLKAGTREMTRFKAAYVSGPYRPDGLGPAVGQVPGGRAAALFSALPVPVAEAPVVPAAPPVREEDALADTVLDVVVRRLEGQGVPAHQVWLPPLDRAPGLDELLPDLATDPERGFTCTRDGGLTVPLGVVDKPFEQRREVLRRDFSGAAGHMLVVGGPQSGKSTVLRTLVLSFALTHTPREVQFYGLDFGGGGLAALSGLPHVGQIASRLDPERVRRTVAEVAGVLRGREELFRARGIGSMAAYRRERARGGPAGEPWGDVFLVVDGWGGFRTEYEELEPVVTDIAARGLGYGVHVVLTAARYLEVRAALKDQLTGRLELRLGDVSDSEFDRKAAAQVPAGVPGRGQVAERLHFMAALPCTGPADDAACIAGRTAALVGRVRADWAGPPAPPVRLLPAVLPAERLPKGDEFPERGVAIGIAESDLEPVFVDFDTDPFLLVFGDGESGKTALLRLLVRQIARRYSPDEAKLVVGDYRRGLLGALPESHLLEYAPSPDTLRTHMEALAGVFARRRPPADVTPRQLRERSWWTGPRIFVVVDDYDLVATGTGSPLAALAECLPFARDTGVRFVVARGCAGASRAMYEPFLQRVRELGAQGVVLSGDPAEGDLVGSVRGRPMPPGRACLVTRRGGNRLVQTGWLPERG is encoded by the coding sequence GTGAGCCAGATCGTCGTGAAGCGTCCGCCCCGCCTCCTGCCGCCGGAAGTTCCCACGAAAGAGGTGTTGTTGGAGCCTCCTCCGGTGCTGCCGCGCGGGCAGCGGGAGGGGGTGCTGATGCAGCTTCTTCCGGTGCTGGGCATGGGGGCGTCGGTGGTGTTCTTCTTCTCGCCGCAGGCGCCGCGGTTCATGCGGGTGATGGGTGTGCTGATGCTGCTGTCGACGCTGGCGATGGCGGTGGCCCAGGTCGTCCGGTACCGGCGTGGGACGCAGGGGCGGACGGCGGATGTGCGGCGCGACTATCTCGCCCGGCTGGCGCGGGCCCGCCGTGCGGTGCGGCGGACGGCCCGGGCGCAGCGCGACGGCCTGCTGTACACGCATCCCGCGCCGGACCAGCTGTGGTCGGTGGTCGCCGAGGGCCGCCGGGTGTGGGAGCGGCGGTCCGGGGACGCGGACTTCGGGCTGGTGCGGATCGGGCTCGGCCGGCAGCCGCTGGCCGTCCCCCTGTGCGCGCCCGAGGAGGTGCCGGGTGAGCCGGAGCCGGTGTGCGCGGACGCGGTGCGGCGGTTCGTGGCGGTGCACGCCGCGTTGGACGGGCTGCCGCTGTGCGTTCCGCTGCGGGAGGTGTACCGGGTGCGGCTGGGCGGTTCCGCGGATCCGGTGCGGGCGGTGGCGCGGGCCCTGGTGGCCCAGCTGGTCACGTTGCACTCGCCGCGGGATCTGGTGGTGGCGGTGGTGGCGGCGCCGGACGCGGTGGGGTGCTGGGACTGGGTGAAGTGGCTGCCGCACGTCCAGGTGCCGGGTGAGGCCGACGGGGCCGGTGCGAAGCGGCTGTTCGCGCGGGAGCCGGCCGGTCCGGAGTCTGTGCTCGGCGGTCTGCTGGAGGGGCGGGGGCGCTTCGGGTCGAAGGGGGCGCCGGCGGACCGGCCGCATGTGGTGGTGGTCCTGGACGGGGCGGCGCCCGGTGCGGTGCTGGGTGCGGCCGGGGGTGTGCAGGGGGTGACGCTGGTCGAGGTGGTCCCGGGTGAGGCGGAGGGGCCGCCCGGTGCGCTGTGCGTGCGGGTGGGGTCCGGGTCGCTGAAGGTGGGGTCCGGGGTGGGGGTGCCGGACGGGCTCTCGCTGCCGGCGGCGGAGGCGCTGGCCCGGCGGCTGGCCCCGTTGCGGGCCGGTGGGCGGGACGGGGACGGACCGCTGTCGGCCGAGCCGGCCTTCACGGAACTGCTGGAGCTGGGCGACGCGGGTGCGGTGGAGGTCGCGCGGACGTGGCGGGCACGTCCGGTGGCGGAGCGGCTGCGGGTGCCCATCGGGGTGGGTGAGGACGGCGGCCCTGTGGTGCTGGACCTGAAGGAGTCGGCGCTCGACGGGATGGGGCCGCACGGTCTGTGTGTGGGAGCGACCGGTTCGGGGAAGTCCGAACTGCTGCGGACGCTGGTGCTCGGTCTCGCGGTCACCCATCCCTCCGAGACGCTGAACTTCGTGCTCGCCGACTTCAAGGGCGGGGCGACGTTCGCCGGGATGGCGGGGCTGCCGCACGTGGCCGCCGTCATCACCAACCTCTCCGACGATCTGGCGCTGGTCGACCGCATGGGCGACGCGCTGCGCGGAGAACTCCAGCGCCGTCAGGAGCTGCTGCGGGCGGCGGGCAACTTCGCCGGTGTCCACGACTACGAGCGGGCGCGGGCGGCGGGAGCGGCGCTGGAGCCGCTGCCCTCCCTGGTGCTGGTGATCGACGAGTTCTCCGAACTGCTCGCCGCGAAACCCGACTTCATCGATGTGTTCATCCGGATCGGCCGCATCGGCCGGTCGCTGGGTGTGCATCTGCTGCTGGCGTCCCAGCGCCTCGAAGAGGGGAGGCTGCGGGGCCTGGAGACGTATCTCTCGTACCGGATCGGGCTGCGGACGTTCTCCGCGGAGGAGTCCCGTGCGGCGCTGGGTGCGCCGGACGCTTACGACCTGCCGCCGGTGCCCGGTTCGGGGTTTCTGAAGGCCGGCACGCGGGAAATGACGCGCTTCAAGGCGGCGTACGTCTCGGGGCCGTACCGGCCCGACGGTCTCGGGCCGGCGGTGGGACAGGTGCCGGGCGGCCGGGCGGCGGCGCTGTTCAGCGCGCTGCCGGTGCCGGTGGCGGAGGCGCCCGTCGTCCCGGCCGCTCCCCCGGTGCGCGAGGAGGACGCCCTCGCCGACACGGTGCTGGACGTGGTGGTGCGGCGGCTGGAGGGGCAGGGGGTGCCCGCCCATCAGGTGTGGCTGCCCCCGCTGGACCGGGCGCCCGGTCTCGACGAGCTGCTGCCGGATCTCGCGACCGATCCGGAGCGCGGGTTCACCTGTACGAGGGACGGCGGGCTGACCGTGCCGCTCGGGGTCGTCGACAAACCGTTCGAGCAGCGGCGCGAGGTGCTGCGCCGGGACTTCTCGGGGGCGGCGGGACACATGCTGGTGGTCGGCGGGCCGCAGTCCGGCAAGTCGACGGTGCTGCGCACGCTGGTCCTGTCCTTCGCGCTCACCCACACCCCGCGCGAGGTCCAGTTCTACGGGCTCGACTTCGGCGGTGGCGGGCTCGCGGCGCTGTCGGGGCTGCCGCACGTGGGGCAGATCGCCTCCCGGCTGGACCCCGAGCGGGTGCGGCGTACGGTCGCCGAGGTGGCGGGGGTGCTGCGGGGGCGCGAGGAGCTGTTCCGCGCGCGGGGCATCGGCTCCATGGCCGCGTACCGGCGGGAACGGGCCCGGGGCGGGCCGGCCGGTGAGCCGTGGGGCGATGTGTTCCTGGTGGTCGACGGCTGGGGCGGTTTCCGTACGGAGTACGAGGAACTGGAGCCGGTCGTCACCGATATCGCCGCCCGGGGCCTGGGTTACGGGGTGCATGTGGTCCTCACGGCCGCCCGCTACCTGGAGGTGCGGGCCGCGCTCAAGGACCAGCTGACCGGGCGGCTCGAACTGCGGCTCGGTGACGTGTCGGACTCCGAGTTCGACCGGAAGGCCGCCGCCCAGGTGCCCGCCGGTGTGCCGGGGCGCGGCCAGGTGGCGGAGCGGCTGCACTTCATGGCCGCCCTGCCGTGCACCGGCCCGGCGGACGACGCGGCCTGTATCGCCGGCCGTACGGCGGCCCTGGTCGGCCGGGTGCGGGCGGACTGGGCGGGTCCGCCGGCACCTCCCGTACGGCTGCTGCCCGCCGTGCTGCCGGCCGAGCGGCTGCCCAAGGGGGACGAGTTCCCGGAGCGGGGCGTCGCGATCGGCATCGCCGAGAGCGATCTGGAGCCGGTGTTCGTCGACTTCGACACCGATCCCTTTCTGCTGGTCTTCGGTGACGGCGAATCGGGGAAGACGGCGCTGCTGCGTCTGCTCGTCCGGCAGATCGCCCGCCGCTACTCCCCCGACGAGGCGAAGCTCGTGGTCGGTGACTACCGGCGGGGGCTGCTGGGCGCGCTGCCGGAGAGCCATCTGCTGGAGTACGCGCCCTCCCCGGACACGCTGAGGACGCATATGGAGGCGCTGGCCGGGGTGTTCGCGCGGCGCCGGCCGCCTGCGGATGTCACGCCCCGGCAGCTGCGGGAGCGCAGTTGGTGGACGGGCCCGCGGATCTTCGTCGTCGTCGACGACTACGACCTGGTCGCGACGGGTACGGGCAGCCCGCTGGCCGCGCTGGCGGAGTGTCTGCCGTTCGCACGGGACACCGGGGTGCGCTTCGTCGTCGCGCGCGGCTGCGCCGGTGCCTCGCGGGCGATGTACGAGCCCTTCCTGCAGCGGGTCAGGGAGTTGGGCGCGCAGGGTGTGGTGCTGTCCGGCGATCCGGCGGAGGGCGATCTCGTCGGGTCGGTGCGCGGGCGGCCGATGCCGCCGGGGCGCGCGTGCCTGGTGACCCGGCGCGGCGGGAACAGGCTGGTGCAGACGGGCTGGCTTCCGGAGCGGGGTTGA
- a CDS encoding polyribonucleotide nucleotidyltransferase, giving the protein MENETHYAEAVIDNGTFGTRTIRFETGRLAKQAAGSAVAYLDDDTMVLSATTASKRPKDNLDFFPLTVDVEERQYAAGKIPGSFFRREGRPSEDAILTCRLIDRPLRPSFKKGLRNEIQIVETIMALNPDHLYDVVAINAASASTILAGLPFSGPIGATRVALIKGQWVAFPTHTELEDAVFDMVVAGRVLEDGDVAIMMVEAEATEKTIQLVKDGAEAPTEEVVAAGLEAAKPFIKVLCKAQSDLAAKAAKPTGEFPVFLDYQDDVLEALTKAVSTELAKALTIAGKQEREAELDRIKEIAGEKLLPAFEGREKEISGAYRALTKKLVRERVIKDKVRIDGRGVTDIRTLAAEVEAIPRVHGSALFERGETQILGVTTLNMLRMEQQLDTLSPVTRKRYMHNYNFPPYSVGETGRVGSPKRREIGHGALAERAIVPVLPSREEFPYAIRQVSEALGSNGSTSMGSVCASTMSLLNAGVPLKAAVAGIAMGLISQEIDGKTHYVALTDILGAEDAFGDMDFKVAGTKQFVTALQLDTKLDGIPASVLAAALKQARDARLHILDVMNEAIDVPDEMSPNAPRIITVKIPVDKIGEVIGPKGKMINQIQEDTGADITIEDDGTIYIGAQQGSQAEAARATINAIANPTMPEVGERYLGTVVKTTTFGAFVSLMPGKDGLLHISQIRKLAGGKRVENVEDVLGVGAKVQVEIAEIDSRGKLSLIPVIEGEEDEKKDDTDK; this is encoded by the coding sequence GTGGAGAACGAGACCCACTACGCCGAGGCCGTCATCGACAACGGCACCTTCGGCACCCGCACCATCCGCTTCGAGACGGGCCGCCTGGCCAAGCAGGCCGCCGGCTCCGCCGTCGCGTACCTGGACGACGACACCATGGTGCTGTCGGCCACCACCGCTTCCAAGCGGCCCAAGGACAACCTCGACTTCTTCCCCCTCACGGTGGACGTCGAGGAGCGGCAGTACGCCGCCGGCAAGATCCCCGGCTCCTTCTTCCGCCGGGAGGGCCGCCCCTCCGAGGACGCGATCCTCACCTGCCGCCTGATCGACCGCCCGCTGCGCCCCTCCTTCAAGAAGGGCCTGCGCAACGAGATCCAGATCGTCGAGACGATCATGGCGCTCAACCCCGACCACCTGTACGACGTGGTCGCGATCAACGCCGCCTCCGCCTCCACGATCCTGGCGGGCCTGCCCTTCTCCGGCCCGATCGGCGCCACCCGCGTCGCCCTGATCAAGGGCCAGTGGGTCGCCTTCCCGACGCACACCGAGCTCGAGGACGCCGTCTTCGACATGGTCGTCGCGGGCCGCGTCCTGGAGGACGGCGACGTCGCGATCATGATGGTCGAGGCCGAGGCCACCGAGAAGACCATCCAGCTCGTCAAGGACGGCGCCGAGGCCCCGACCGAAGAGGTCGTCGCCGCCGGTCTGGAAGCCGCGAAGCCCTTCATCAAGGTGCTCTGCAAGGCCCAGTCCGACCTCGCCGCCAAGGCCGCCAAGCCCACCGGCGAGTTCCCGGTCTTCCTCGACTACCAGGACGACGTCCTGGAGGCCCTCACCAAGGCCGTCAGCACCGAGCTGGCCAAGGCGCTCACCATCGCCGGCAAGCAGGAGCGCGAGGCGGAGCTCGACCGCATCAAGGAGATCGCGGGCGAGAAGCTCCTCCCGGCCTTCGAGGGCCGCGAGAAGGAGATCTCCGGTGCCTACCGCGCGCTGACCAAGAAGCTGGTCCGCGAGCGCGTCATCAAGGACAAGGTCCGCATCGACGGCCGTGGCGTCACGGACATCCGTACGCTCGCCGCCGAGGTCGAGGCCATCCCGCGCGTGCACGGCTCGGCGCTGTTCGAGCGTGGCGAGACCCAGATCCTGGGCGTCACCACCCTCAACATGCTCCGTATGGAGCAGCAGCTGGACACCCTCTCCCCGGTGACCCGCAAGCGCTACATGCACAACTACAACTTCCCGCCGTACTCCGTCGGTGAGACCGGCCGCGTGGGCTCGCCCAAGCGCCGCGAGATCGGCCACGGCGCGCTCGCCGAGCGCGCGATCGTGCCGGTGCTGCCGTCGCGCGAGGAGTTCCCCTACGCGATCCGCCAGGTCTCCGAGGCGCTGGGCTCCAACGGCTCGACGTCCATGGGTTCGGTCTGCGCCTCCACCATGTCGCTGCTGAACGCCGGTGTGCCCCTCAAGGCCGCTGTCGCCGGTATCGCCATGGGTCTGATCTCGCAGGAGATCGACGGCAAGACCCACTACGTCGCCCTCACCGACATCCTCGGTGCCGAGGACGCGTTCGGTGACATGGACTTCAAGGTCGCCGGTACGAAGCAGTTCGTCACCGCGCTCCAGCTCGACACCAAGCTCGACGGCATCCCCGCCTCGGTCCTGGCCGCCGCGCTGAAGCAGGCCCGCGACGCCCGCCTCCACATCCTCGACGTGATGAACGAGGCCATCGACGTCCCGGACGAGATGTCCCCGAACGCCCCGCGGATCATCACCGTCAAGATCCCGGTGGACAAGATCGGTGAGGTCATCGGCCCCAAGGGCAAGATGATCAACCAGATCCAGGAGGACACCGGCGCCGACATCACGATCGAGGACGACGGCACCATCTACATCGGTGCCCAGCAGGGCTCGCAGGCCGAGGCCGCCCGCGCCACGATCAACGCGATCGCCAACCCGACCATGCCGGAGGTCGGCGAGCGCTACCTGGGTACGGTCGTCAAGACCACCACCTTCGGTGCGTTCGTGTCGCTCATGCCGGGCAAGGACGGCCTGCTGCACATCTCGCAGATCCGCAAGCTCGCCGGTGGCAAGCGCGTGGAGAACGTCGAGGACGTGCTCGGCGTCGGCGCCAAGGTCCAGGTCGAGATCGCGGAGATCGACTCCCGCGGCAAGCTCTCCCTCATCCCCGTCATCGAGGGCGAAGAGGACGAGAAGAAGGACGACACCGACAAGTGA
- the dapB gene encoding 4-hydroxy-tetrahydrodipicolinate reductase, which translates to MSKLRVAVLGARGRIGAEAVRAVEAADDLELVAALGRGDKLETLAETGAQVAVELTTPASVMENLEYCVGHGIHAVVGTTGWTDERLAQLNTWLSASPETGVLIAPNFSIGAVLTMKFAQQAARYFESVEVIELHHPNKADAPSGTAARTAQLIAAARREADRAPQPDATSTALDGARGADVDGIPVHSVRLRGLLAHQEVLLGGEGETLTIRHDSLHHSSFMPGILLGARRVVTTPGLTFGLEHFLDLN; encoded by the coding sequence ATGAGCAAGCTGCGCGTGGCCGTTCTCGGCGCCAGGGGCCGTATCGGCGCCGAAGCGGTACGAGCCGTCGAGGCCGCCGACGACCTGGAGCTGGTGGCCGCACTCGGCCGGGGCGACAAGCTGGAGACCCTCGCGGAGACCGGTGCCCAGGTCGCCGTCGAGCTGACCACGCCCGCGTCGGTGATGGAGAACCTCGAGTACTGCGTCGGCCACGGCATCCACGCGGTGGTCGGCACCACCGGCTGGACCGACGAACGGCTCGCGCAGCTGAACACCTGGCTCTCCGCCTCCCCGGAGACCGGTGTGCTCATCGCGCCGAACTTCTCCATCGGCGCGGTCCTCACCATGAAGTTCGCCCAGCAGGCGGCCCGCTACTTCGAGTCCGTCGAGGTCATCGAGCTGCACCACCCGAACAAGGCCGACGCCCCCTCGGGCACCGCCGCCCGCACCGCCCAGCTGATCGCCGCCGCCCGCCGCGAGGCGGACCGCGCCCCCCAGCCGGACGCCACCAGCACCGCGCTGGACGGAGCACGCGGCGCCGACGTCGACGGCATCCCGGTCCACTCGGTCCGGCTCCGCGGCCTCCTGGCCCACCAGGAGGTGCTGCTCGGCGGCGAGGGCGAGACCCTCACCATCCGGCACGACTCCCTGCACCACAGCAGCTTCATGCCGGGCATCCTGCTCGGCGCCCGCCGCGTGGTGACCACTCCCGGCCTCACGTTCGGCCTGGAACACTTCCTCGACCTGAACTGA
- the eccD gene encoding type VII secretion integral membrane protein EccD has translation MSPTATTGFCRVTVVTPDTRIDVALPEDIAAADIWPEILRLTGPAGAPTAPTGHHLVRLDGTVLDGDRTLAAQRVLDGELLTLRPLAASLPPPVFDDVADAVASAAGRDRRLWSDDLLRGAAPAAGALLLLLAALVLWQADPVRHDMHGPPGAVAGIAGLLLPAVAVVRARVHADRATAAALGLGALPLVLLAGSGLIAPDPDRGAGRLQFLLGCAAVLVAAAVLTALTPCGDAPFVGAAFLAGTGALASFAAILTEASATATAAVCVPAALGLIAFLPGLSARFARLPIGYAPPRPDGPPAGAETDPEADAGPPVDPVDTRLVTDRARRGHELLLGLAGGCAGLAAAAAAVLGASGDPWGRLLALTAGLALLLRARLFRYTAQVVCLLAAGIGALAALVTGLALAADGSGPAPHPRTLGLCAALAAGAVLLTAAGASVPRKGLSPFWGRFLDLAESALLLSLVPLCLAVLGLYTRARALTG, from the coding sequence GTGAGTCCGACCGCAACGACCGGCTTCTGCCGCGTCACCGTCGTCACGCCCGACACTCGGATCGACGTCGCCCTGCCCGAGGACATCGCCGCCGCCGACATCTGGCCGGAGATCCTGCGCCTCACCGGTCCGGCCGGGGCCCCCACCGCACCCACCGGCCACCACCTCGTGCGGCTCGACGGCACGGTCCTGGACGGCGACCGCACCCTTGCCGCCCAGCGCGTTCTCGACGGCGAACTCCTCACCCTGCGCCCCTTAGCCGCCTCGCTGCCCCCGCCCGTCTTCGACGACGTGGCGGACGCCGTCGCCTCCGCCGCCGGCCGCGACCGCCGCCTGTGGAGCGACGACCTGCTGCGCGGCGCGGCCCCGGCGGCCGGCGCGTTGCTCCTCCTCCTGGCGGCCCTCGTCCTGTGGCAGGCCGACCCGGTCCGCCACGACATGCACGGGCCGCCGGGAGCCGTCGCGGGGATCGCGGGTCTCCTGCTGCCGGCCGTCGCGGTGGTACGCGCCCGGGTCCACGCCGACCGTGCCACCGCCGCCGCGCTCGGCCTCGGGGCGCTGCCCCTCGTCCTCCTCGCCGGCTCAGGCCTCATCGCCCCCGACCCGGACCGGGGTGCGGGACGCCTGCAGTTCCTGCTCGGCTGCGCCGCCGTACTCGTCGCCGCCGCGGTCCTGACCGCGCTCACCCCGTGCGGCGACGCACCCTTCGTCGGCGCGGCCTTCCTCGCGGGCACCGGCGCGCTGGCCTCCTTCGCCGCGATCCTCACCGAGGCCTCCGCCACCGCCACGGCCGCCGTCTGCGTCCCCGCGGCCCTCGGCCTCATCGCGTTCCTGCCCGGCCTCTCCGCCCGTTTCGCCCGGCTCCCCATCGGGTACGCCCCGCCGCGGCCCGACGGCCCGCCCGCCGGCGCGGAGACGGACCCGGAGGCGGACGCGGGCCCACCCGTCGACCCCGTCGACACCCGTCTCGTCACGGACCGGGCCCGGCGCGGCCACGAACTGCTGCTCGGGCTGGCCGGCGGCTGTGCGGGCCTGGCCGCGGCGGCCGCCGCCGTACTCGGCGCGTCCGGCGATCCCTGGGGCCGTCTCCTCGCCCTCACCGCCGGGCTCGCGCTGCTGCTGCGCGCCCGCCTCTTCCGCTACACCGCCCAGGTCGTCTGCCTGCTGGCCGCGGGCATCGGAGCCCTCGCCGCCCTGGTCACCGGCCTCGCCCTGGCCGCCGACGGAAGTGGCCCGGCCCCCCATCCCCGTACGCTCGGACTGTGCGCGGCGCTCGCCGCGGGCGCCGTACTCCTCACCGCCGCCGGAGCGTCCGTCCCGCGCAAGGGGCTCTCCCCGTTCTGGGGGAGATTCCTCGACCTGGCGGAGAGCGCGCTCCTGCTCTCGCTCGTGCCGCTCTGCCTCGCGGTCCTCGGCCTCTACACGCGCGCGAGGGCCCTCACCGGCTGA
- the rpsO gene encoding 30S ribosomal protein S15 produces MPLDAATKKQIMSEFAQKEGDTGSPEVQVAMLSRRISDLTEHLKTHKHDHHSRRGLLILVGQRRRLLQYLAKKDIQRFRALVDRLGIRRGAAGGAK; encoded by the coding sequence GTGCCGCTCGACGCCGCTACGAAGAAGCAGATCATGTCCGAGTTCGCGCAGAAGGAGGGCGACACCGGATCCCCCGAGGTCCAGGTCGCCATGCTCTCGCGCCGCATCTCGGACCTGACGGAGCACCTCAAGACGCACAAGCACGACCACCACTCCCGTCGTGGTCTGCTGATCCTGGTCGGCCAGCGTCGCCGCCTCCTGCAGTACCTGGCCAAGAAGGACATCCAGCGCTTCCGTGCGCTCGTCGACCGCCTCGGCATCCGCCGCGGTGCGGCCGGCGGCGCCAAGTAA
- a CDS encoding insulinase family protein, translated as MTSRSSVTTARPSSEGRAVARTQTLLKGSNGIGTVRRTVLPGGLRIVTETLPSVRSATFGIWANVGSRDETPALNGATHYLEHLLFKGTARRSALDISSAIDAVGGEMNAFTAKEYTCYYARVLDTDLPLAIDVVCDMLTGSLIAAEDVDAERGVILEEIAMTEDDPGDCVHDLFAHTLLGDTPLGRPVLGTVDTINALNRGQISRFYKKHYDPTRLVVAAAGNIDHATVVRQVRKAFERAGALSRTDAVPTAPREGSRTLRTAGQVELLGRKTEQAHVVLGMPGLARTDERRWALGVLSTALGGGMSSRLFQEVREKRGLAYSVYSYTSGFADCGLFGVYAGCRPSQVHDVLKICRDELDRVASDGLSDEEIGRAIGQLSGSTVLGLEDTGALMNRLGKSELCWGEQMSVDEMLTRIGEVTPDDIRSVAGEILGHRPSLSVIGPLKDKQAARLHEAVA; from the coding sequence GTGACGTCCCGTAGTTCCGTGACGACGGCCCGCCCCTCCTCTGAGGGGCGGGCCGTCGCCCGTACCCAAACGCTTCTCAAGGGCAGCAACGGCATCGGCACGGTCCGCCGCACGGTCCTCCCCGGCGGCCTGCGCATCGTCACCGAGACCCTGCCCTCCGTACGCTCCGCCACCTTCGGCATCTGGGCCAACGTCGGATCACGCGACGAGACGCCCGCCCTGAACGGCGCGACGCACTACCTCGAACACCTCCTGTTCAAGGGCACCGCCCGGCGCAGTGCCCTCGACATCTCCTCCGCCATCGACGCGGTCGGCGGCGAGATGAACGCCTTCACGGCGAAGGAGTACACCTGCTACTACGCGCGGGTCCTCGACACGGACCTGCCGCTGGCCATCGACGTCGTCTGCGACATGCTGACCGGCTCGCTGATCGCCGCCGAGGACGTCGACGCCGAGCGCGGTGTCATCCTCGAAGAGATCGCGATGACGGAGGACGACCCGGGCGACTGCGTGCACGACCTGTTCGCGCACACGCTGCTCGGTGACACCCCGCTCGGCCGCCCCGTCCTCGGCACGGTCGACACGATCAACGCCCTGAACCGGGGCCAGATCTCCCGCTTCTACAAGAAGCACTACGACCCGACCCGCCTGGTCGTGGCCGCCGCGGGCAACATCGACCACGCCACCGTCGTACGCCAGGTCCGCAAGGCCTTCGAACGGGCCGGCGCGCTCTCCCGTACGGACGCCGTCCCCACGGCGCCCCGCGAGGGCTCCCGCACCCTGCGCACGGCCGGTCAGGTCGAGCTGCTGGGCCGCAAGACCGAGCAGGCGCACGTGGTTCTCGGCATGCCCGGACTGGCCCGTACCGACGAGCGCCGCTGGGCCCTCGGCGTCCTCAGCACCGCCCTGGGCGGCGGCATGAGTTCCCGCCTCTTCCAGGAGGTACGGGAGAAGCGCGGCCTCGCCTACAGCGTCTACTCGTACACCTCCGGCTTCGCGGACTGCGGCCTGTTCGGCGTGTACGCGGGCTGCCGCCCGAGCCAGGTACACGACGTCCTGAAGATCTGCCGCGACGAGCTCGACCGGGTCGCATCGGACGGGCTGAGCGACGAGGAGATCGGCCGCGCCATCGGCCAGCTCTCCGGCTCCACCGTCCTCGGCCTGGAGGACACCGGCGCGCTGATGAACCGCCTCGGCAAGAGCGAGCTGTGCTGGGGCGAGCAGATGTCGGTCGACGAGATGCTGACCCGTATCGGCGAGGTGACACCGGACGACATCCGCTCGGTGGCGGGCGAGATCCTCGGACACCGCCCCTCGCTGTCCGTCATCGGACCGCTCAAGGACAAGCAGGCCGCCCGTCTCCACGAAGCGGTCGCCTAA